A portion of the Acidobacteriota bacterium genome contains these proteins:
- a CDS encoding TetR/AcrR family transcriptional regulator, which yields MSKGAETRKTILREALAQASRLGLEGLSIGTLAKEVGLSKSGLYAHFDSKEDLLIGVLEAAAASFVEIVVGPALAKPRGEARVRALFDNWLKWEKSVFLPGGCVFISTANELDDRPGPVRDRLVAYQKEWLNTIARTASVAVELGQFRGDLDVQQFAYDAYAVLLAYHHFGRLIRDPDAGSRARLSFENLLEVSKA from the coding sequence ATGAGCAAGGGAGCAGAAACCCGCAAGACGATTTTGCGAGAGGCCCTCGCCCAGGCGAGTCGGCTGGGGTTGGAGGGTTTGAGTATCGGCACCCTCGCCAAGGAGGTGGGGTTGTCGAAGAGCGGGCTGTACGCTCATTTCGACTCCAAAGAGGATCTACTGATCGGAGTACTCGAAGCCGCGGCGGCCAGTTTTGTGGAGATCGTGGTGGGACCGGCGCTGGCGAAGCCGCGCGGCGAAGCGCGCGTTCGGGCGCTGTTTGACAACTGGTTGAAGTGGGAAAAGTCCGTCTTCTTGCCCGGCGGCTGCGTCTTCATTTCGACCGCCAATGAACTCGACGATCGCCCCGGTCCGGTGCGGGATCGGCTCGTCGCCTATCAGAAGGAATGGCTCAACACAATCGCTCGCACCGCGTCGGTGGCGGTGGAACTGGGTCAGTTTCGAGGCGATCTCGATGTACAGCAGTTTGCCTACGATGCCTACGCGGTGCTCCTGGCCTATCACCACTTCGGCCGCCTGATCCGTGATCCGGACGCCGGAAGCCGAGCCCGTTTGTCGTTCGAAAACCTGCTCGAGGTTTCGAAGGCCTGA
- a CDS encoding MGMT family protein has protein sequence MDSYERIYAVVRAVPRGRVATYGQVAALAGLPGHARQVGYALHRSGENELPWQRIINAKGEVSPRSEPGYEGLQRAILEEEGVEFNAHGRIDLRRFRWEPTADLIFT, from the coding sequence ATGGATTCATACGAACGGATCTACGCAGTCGTCCGGGCGGTACCCCGCGGACGGGTTGCCACCTACGGTCAAGTGGCGGCTTTGGCGGGGCTTCCGGGACATGCCCGGCAAGTCGGCTACGCCCTCCACCGAAGCGGCGAGAACGAACTGCCTTGGCAGCGGATTATCAATGCCAAGGGCGAGGTCAGCCCGCGCTCCGAGCCGGGCTACGAAGGGTTGCAGCGCGCGATCCTCGAAGAGGAAGGCGTCGAATTCAATGCCCACGGCCGCATCGACCTCCGCCGATTCCGCTGGGAACCGACCGCCGACCTCATCTTCACCTAG
- a CDS encoding M50 family metallopeptidase: protein MLSTSRRTLPSRDLPRAEVLKLIGLAAVVAVLLAWVPWLSALAFPFRLLLTTVHELGHGLAALLTGGEFQRFWIAPDGSGLAYTAGGWRWLIVPAGYLGAALFGAVLVLLGRRPRAGRFALIAIGGAMVLLTVRYGVPNLLSGDLGAGLLTVVAGCGIGLLLLFVGLRTSARWVVFTVHLIAIEAALFALDDLRVLVGLSTGLGGANDARSMAEMTWIPAVVWALLWGAVAGAMIGFAVYRAWLRR from the coding sequence ATGTTGTCCACTTCTCGCCGAACCTTGCCGAGTCGTGACCTGCCGCGCGCGGAGGTCCTCAAGCTGATCGGCCTCGCCGCCGTGGTGGCGGTACTCCTCGCCTGGGTGCCGTGGTTGTCGGCGCTGGCCTTCCCCTTTCGCCTGCTTCTCACCACCGTCCACGAGCTGGGACACGGCCTGGCCGCTCTGTTGACCGGCGGGGAGTTCCAGCGCTTCTGGATCGCTCCGGACGGTTCCGGCCTGGCCTACACCGCCGGCGGCTGGCGCTGGCTGATCGTCCCCGCCGGCTATCTGGGGGCTGCTCTCTTTGGGGCGGTGCTGGTCCTCCTCGGTCGGCGGCCGCGGGCCGGGCGCTTCGCCCTGATCGCCATCGGCGGCGCCATGGTGCTCTTGACCGTGCGCTATGGCGTGCCGAATCTCCTCTCCGGCGACCTCGGCGCCGGGCTGCTGACAGTGGTGGCCGGCTGCGGCATCGGGTTGCTGCTGCTGTTCGTGGGTCTGCGGACTTCGGCCCGCTGGGTGGTCTTTACGGTGCATCTCATCGCCATCGAGGCGGCGCTCTTCGCTCTCGACGACCTGCGGGTATTGGTCGGCCTGTCCACCGGTCTCGGCGGTGCCAACGATGCCCGTTCGATGGCCGAGATGACCTGGATTCCAGCGGTGGTGTGGGCGCTGCTGTGGGGTGCTGTGGCCGGCGCGATGATCGGCTTCGCCGTTTACCGAGCCTGGCTGCGGCGATGA
- a CDS encoding CHAT domain-containing tetratricopeptide repeat protein, translating into MDRKPSLTRRCCALGMVRGAALLLVTGLFAPSPQTAEPAVRDLAPDLAVEGTLAGGESHRYRLALLPGLHGRLLVEQQQIDLKVHLLSAAQKPAWTMENLGGPFGTEEVTLLAEDSDPTGVPPIEIEVAPVVPDAKAGSYVISLVEVRPARAADRDQVAAERRFIAGAGELMARSAQRAAACIEHFDAARSAFETAGRLVLEGRCFDAAAFCHWLLDRPETAIPLYRAAQQRFAAAGEEVYLADSKLNMATARHAMGAWEETVDTLEAILPIYQRLDYPEAHAATLSSLMAVTEQLGRPEEALSYSQQAIDLARRGSDRWVEATALRNLGVLQKNLGDFEGALGTFAESAALEQTIGWLDGEAQSLAETGATHLALGDVDQALDHLQRALPLAVESESRRVQVWVLRNLGRALTDAGRYSDALARLEEGRSLIERPNRNDADLLLYMAQVELERGRPQAAAPFAEQALARNRALGYRDGELHALLALAQSERESGALASARERIDSAMALIEAHRDRLVRPDRRTSYAASKALVYELNVALWMDLHRANPETSGFDRQAFEAWEAARARSLREALISGRQGQPDAFATGRQAEALRHQGRRLEALETQRLRLRSRQEPSLEALAVIDREIRRALDRYRDLRAQARAEDPRYAALTEIPHTSVERLQREVLADGTELIEIALGREESFLWHIGSEHFESFRLPPRREIEEQALRLHRLLAESHLRGAGPSVDLASRRLGEQLFGPVLDRLGGERLVLVSDGALAYLPLGQLSVPRRTGEARPLADSHDVIYAPSAGVLAELRRRTGPAQGPESAEPLRLAVMADPVFAPRDERVGHQAAWGAAGEAAPEAGAASPRPIATLADSTLGGGVHAQIPPDLQRSARELSLDRIGRLPFSRREALAIGRLLPAERRLIALDFDANLDTVTGGRLGDFHILHFATHTLVNSHHPELSGLVLSLVDSAGNPRPGFLRAHRIAALDLAADLVVLSGCQTALGKVVRGEGLLGLTRAFMHAGVPRVVVSLWDVSDEATAELMTRFYRALLEDRLSVSAALRHAQLEMSQEPRWQAPYYWAGFILQGG; encoded by the coding sequence ATGGACCGGAAACCCTCTCTAACGAGGCGTTGTTGCGCCCTGGGGATGGTGAGAGGCGCGGCACTGCTGTTGGTGACCGGCCTCTTTGCGCCTTCTCCGCAAACCGCGGAGCCGGCGGTGCGCGACCTCGCTCCGGACCTCGCCGTCGAAGGCACCCTCGCCGGCGGCGAATCACATCGCTATCGCCTCGCCCTTTTGCCGGGTCTGCACGGCCGATTGCTGGTAGAACAGCAGCAGATCGACCTCAAAGTGCACCTCCTCTCCGCCGCCCAAAAACCGGCGTGGACGATGGAGAATCTCGGCGGTCCCTTCGGCACCGAGGAGGTGACGCTCCTGGCCGAGGACTCAGACCCCACCGGAGTGCCTCCCATTGAGATAGAAGTCGCGCCGGTCGTCCCCGACGCCAAGGCCGGCAGCTACGTCATCTCGCTGGTGGAGGTGCGTCCGGCGCGGGCGGCGGACCGGGACCAGGTAGCGGCCGAACGCCGCTTCATCGCCGGCGCCGGGGAACTGATGGCACGCTCGGCCCAACGGGCGGCGGCCTGCATCGAGCACTTCGACGCCGCGCGGTCGGCCTTCGAGACCGCCGGTCGGCTCGTCCTCGAAGGCCGCTGCTTCGACGCCGCAGCCTTCTGCCACTGGCTGCTCGACCGACCGGAGACGGCGATTCCCCTCTACCGAGCGGCCCAGCAGCGCTTCGCCGCCGCCGGCGAGGAGGTCTACCTCGCCGACAGTAAGCTCAATATGGCGACGGCGCGGCACGCCATGGGCGCCTGGGAGGAGACCGTCGACACCCTCGAAGCCATCCTCCCGATCTACCAGCGGCTCGACTATCCAGAAGCCCACGCGGCGACTCTCTCGAGCCTGATGGCGGTGACGGAACAGCTCGGCCGGCCGGAGGAGGCGCTTTCCTATTCGCAGCAAGCCATCGATCTCGCTCGCCGGGGCAGCGACCGCTGGGTGGAAGCCACCGCCCTGCGCAACCTCGGGGTGTTGCAGAAGAACCTCGGCGACTTCGAAGGCGCCCTCGGCACCTTCGCCGAATCCGCCGCCCTCGAGCAGACCATCGGCTGGCTCGACGGCGAGGCCCAGAGCCTCGCCGAAACCGGTGCCACTCACCTGGCCCTGGGCGATGTCGACCAAGCCCTCGACCATCTGCAACGGGCGCTGCCCCTGGCGGTGGAATCGGAGAGCCGACGGGTGCAGGTTTGGGTGCTGCGCAATCTCGGACGGGCGCTGACCGACGCCGGCCGTTACTCCGATGCCCTCGCCCGCCTCGAGGAGGGTCGTTCCCTGATCGAACGGCCCAACCGCAACGACGCCGACCTGCTGCTCTACATGGCCCAGGTGGAACTGGAGCGCGGCCGGCCGCAAGCGGCGGCGCCCTTTGCCGAGCAAGCCCTGGCGCGCAACCGGGCCCTGGGCTACCGCGACGGCGAGCTCCATGCCCTCCTCGCCCTGGCCCAGAGCGAACGCGAGAGCGGCGCCCTCGCCAGCGCCCGGGAGCGGATCGACAGCGCCATGGCCCTCATCGAAGCCCATCGGGACCGGCTGGTGCGGCCGGACCGGCGGACGTCCTATGCCGCCTCGAAAGCTCTCGTCTACGAGCTGAACGTCGCCCTGTGGATGGATCTCCACCGCGCGAACCCGGAGACATCCGGCTTCGACCGCCAGGCCTTCGAAGCCTGGGAAGCGGCCCGTGCCCGGAGCTTGAGGGAAGCCCTGATCAGCGGTCGCCAAGGCCAGCCGGATGCCTTTGCCACGGGCCGCCAGGCGGAAGCGCTGCGCCACCAAGGGCGGCGCCTCGAAGCCCTCGAAACCCAGCGCCTGCGGCTGCGCAGCCGCCAGGAGCCTTCGCTGGAGGCGCTGGCGGTGATCGACCGGGAGATCCGCCGAGCCCTCGACCGCTACCGCGATCTGCGCGCCCAGGCACGGGCCGAAGATCCGCGCTACGCCGCTCTGACGGAGATTCCTCACACCTCCGTGGAACGCCTACAGAGGGAAGTCCTCGCCGACGGCACGGAGCTGATCGAGATCGCTCTGGGCCGCGAGGAGAGTTTTCTCTGGCACATCGGATCGGAGCATTTCGAGAGCTTCCGCCTGCCTCCCCGCCGAGAGATCGAAGAGCAGGCCCTTCGGCTGCACCGACTGCTCGCCGAGAGTCACCTGCGGGGCGCCGGCCCCTCGGTGGACTTGGCTTCGCGCAGGCTGGGAGAGCAGCTCTTCGGGCCGGTGTTGGACCGGCTCGGCGGAGAGCGGCTGGTGCTGGTGAGCGACGGCGCCCTCGCCTACCTGCCCCTCGGCCAACTTTCGGTACCTCGCCGCACCGGCGAGGCGCGGCCGCTGGCCGACAGCCACGATGTGATCTACGCTCCATCGGCCGGAGTGCTGGCGGAGCTGCGCCGCCGCACGGGTCCCGCGCAAGGCCCGGAGAGTGCGGAGCCCCTCCGCCTGGCGGTGATGGCGGATCCGGTGTTTGCTCCCCGCGACGAGCGGGTGGGCCATCAAGCGGCCTGGGGGGCAGCCGGCGAGGCGGCTCCTGAAGCCGGAGCCGCCTCGCCTCGTCCGATCGCCACTCTCGCCGATTCGACCCTCGGCGGCGGCGTGCACGCTCAAATCCCCCCGGATCTCCAGCGCTCCGCCCGAGAACTGTCCCTGGACCGCATCGGCCGGCTGCCGTTCTCCCGCCGGGAGGCGCTGGCCATCGGCCGGCTGCTGCCGGCCGAGCGGCGGCTGATCGCCCTCGACTTCGATGCGAACCTGGACACCGTGACGGGCGGCCGCCTGGGCGATTTCCACATCCTCCACTTCGCCACCCACACGCTGGTCAACAGCCACCATCCGGAACTGTCGGGGCTGGTGCTCTCACTGGTCGACTCCGCCGGCAATCCGCGGCCGGGCTTCCTCCGCGCCCACCGCATCGCCGCCCTCGATTTGGCAGCGGATCTGGTAGTGCTCTCCGGCTGCCAAACCGCCCTCGGCAAGGTGGTACGAGGCGAGGGCCTCCTCGGCCTGACCCGCGCCTTCATGCACGCCGGGGTGCCGCGGGTGGTGGTGAGCCTGTGGGACGTCAGCGACGAGGCGACGGCCGAGCTGATGACCCGCTTCTACCGAGCGCTCCTTGAAGACCGCCTGTCGGTGAGCGCCGCCCTGCGCCACGCCCAGCTCGAGATGTCCCAGGAACCGCGCTGGCAGGCGCCTTACTACTGGGCCGGCTTCATTCTCCAGGGCGGCTGA
- a CDS encoding alpha/beta fold hydrolase has product MTKTMIYVEDSAEIRVGLPLRALRLVLGGACRIAPATMSRWAERRFLRPRRFPPPSRESRWLAEADRFSVPFGAGELACWAWGEGPLVLLVHGWEGRGGQFGDLGRWLAREGFRAVTFDHPGHGESPGKSSSLVAFAEAIHAVVGVAGRPFALVAHSAGCAGSSYSLQMGLEPDRLVYISPPSELAPWARQFGAMIGLTEQVSERMRLRVEDRIGVRWRDIHGLDLMVDKTQPLLVIHDHDDREVLISHGRQLAAHWPGARMVATRGRGHRRILRAPELKAAVSQFLGLGTAAVGAPLERVS; this is encoded by the coding sequence ATGACCAAGACCATGATCTACGTCGAAGACAGCGCGGAAATCCGTGTCGGTTTGCCGCTTCGCGCCCTGCGCCTGGTGCTCGGCGGGGCCTGTCGGATCGCCCCGGCGACGATGTCGCGGTGGGCGGAGCGACGGTTCCTTCGACCGCGGCGTTTTCCTCCGCCGTCCCGGGAGTCTCGGTGGCTGGCTGAGGCGGACCGATTCTCGGTGCCCTTCGGCGCAGGTGAGTTGGCCTGTTGGGCATGGGGCGAGGGACCGCTGGTCCTGCTGGTCCACGGTTGGGAGGGGCGTGGTGGTCAGTTCGGAGATCTCGGGCGGTGGTTGGCTCGGGAGGGCTTCCGCGCCGTGACCTTCGATCATCCGGGTCATGGCGAATCGCCCGGAAAGAGTTCTTCCCTGGTGGCGTTTGCCGAGGCCATCCACGCGGTGGTCGGAGTCGCAGGCAGGCCTTTCGCCCTGGTCGCCCACTCGGCCGGCTGCGCGGGTTCGTCGTACTCTTTGCAGATGGGACTCGAACCGGACCGCCTGGTCTACATCTCTCCGCCGTCGGAGTTGGCGCCCTGGGCGCGCCAGTTTGGGGCGATGATCGGTCTAACGGAGCAGGTCTCTGAACGGATGCGCCTGCGAGTGGAGGATCGCATCGGCGTGCGTTGGCGCGACATTCACGGTCTCGATCTGATGGTGGACAAGACTCAGCCTTTGTTGGTGATCCATGACCACGACGATCGGGAAGTGCTCATCAGCCACGGTCGCCAGCTAGCCGCCCACTGGCCTGGTGCCCGGATGGTCGCTACCCGCGGCCGTGGGCATCGCCGGATTCTGCGGGCGCCGGAGTTGAAGGCGGCGGTGAGCCAGTTCCTCGGTTTGGGCACTGCGGCGGTCGGTGCACCGTTGGAGCGAGTGTCGTGA
- a CDS encoding choice-of-anchor D domain-containing protein, with amino-acid sequence MATCGSLAMMAGAGAPEPTAQRSLRPDLPLPNPYLAWLPSGVTPDWKAWNTKMAAEAAARSRRLGALAGPIFGEQEANGVSGENDLPPFAESLPEAGTAPGESARFEIHGTLLAAPAEQAPASEPNGAIPLAPLLDVGAGAARAVRGEIGDGAFGATSGDFDVYRLQGVAGQLLELAVDTDRPLADLDPIVALWSAAGEVIDLNDNLPGSGFLQSFDSYLAVTLPADGTYYAVVGGRGDAGGSSDLEDQFPSDPFDAASGPGAGSTGRYTLTAGLDAPGPGSGRRVDKDTFRLDLRSGDVIGANLLGGALGLTLTDPSGLPRVTSVGRDLSAIYPADSPLPGGGQAALAYVVDRAGPWTLTVARAPSFQRGAYRVEVELARGPLLATATPQTAVLFVDFDGAVIDPVIFRLQPGPRPFSPLADFLPRWGLSPADEDALIDRVLAVVAENLRDDLRSRGGNGDFSTEGLFGRFDLELRNSRDHTDPWGQPGVSRVVVGGTVDELGGLTIGLAQSIDPGNFAPRETAVVLLDFLSAEADDPNSLNGIERAPGVSAVELIGTALGNLVAHEAGHFLANFHTERDSGPTTLMDRGGRIPLLLGVGEDGIFGSADDLDVDFDRDHYSPVEAFSGIENTLDAIAFALVAGGPRAELVLRPRSVDFGAQPVTNESRRSVAYKNAGTAPLALAPPALTGTGFELESFDLAEASLPAGGIATAEVAFTPPGLGAFLGTLTTTSGDPLAPKPRVSLLGQGGVPAATVDPLAEDFGELIYGDSAIESLRSFRITNGGEGALEIGPPVFDGPDGDRFEAVGRAELSLPAGGAGEITLAFRPRGRVGTQRAFAFLPTNDPKRPRFGLELTGTAQGPDIAVTPGPVYFFGSVRVDRFRERIFTIANEGSRDLALAGATIEGPEAGDFTISGGTLPPILPAGDAAQITLRFRPSETGERGAFLVLPNDDPDEGGLEIELLGIGTLPELTVEPAERDFGPVGAGAEAVRFVRVQNTGDATLSVETSSIFGPDADRFRIETGAAPFVLTPDGERVLRLSYIPLAPGGSGAELVFESDDPARATATVPLSGLGTAPALFLDKRCAAAASGEAGRFLCTLEVIGGGPGANAAVEVVDFLPAGVTWLGDDCGAGPPVGDPAGSELLWQVGQLEDGEARTCELDLRIEPSGDAGQATPINRAAARSFLTAPGSFDAEAEAPLGEIAPVEIPTLGTWAWVLLGLLLAWIGWRQTGGRAPGRS; translated from the coding sequence GTGGCAACCTGCGGGAGTTTGGCGATGATGGCCGGTGCCGGTGCCCCCGAACCGACCGCGCAGCGCTCTCTGCGACCGGACCTCCCCCTACCCAACCCCTACCTGGCCTGGCTTCCCTCCGGTGTGACGCCGGACTGGAAGGCGTGGAATACCAAAATGGCCGCCGAGGCGGCGGCAAGGAGCCGGCGGTTGGGCGCCCTGGCGGGACCGATCTTTGGCGAGCAGGAGGCGAACGGAGTGAGCGGCGAGAACGACTTGCCCCCCTTCGCCGAGAGCCTGCCGGAGGCCGGCACGGCGCCCGGCGAAAGCGCTCGTTTCGAGATCCACGGCACGTTGCTGGCGGCGCCGGCGGAGCAAGCGCCGGCTTCCGAACCGAACGGCGCCATTCCCCTGGCACCTCTCCTCGATGTGGGCGCCGGCGCGGCGCGGGCGGTGCGCGGCGAGATCGGCGACGGCGCCTTCGGCGCCACCTCCGGCGACTTCGACGTTTACCGCCTCCAGGGGGTCGCCGGGCAGCTCTTGGAACTCGCCGTCGACACCGACCGGCCGCTGGCGGACCTCGATCCCATCGTCGCCCTGTGGAGCGCTGCCGGCGAGGTGATCGACCTCAACGACAATTTGCCCGGCTCCGGCTTTCTCCAATCCTTTGACAGCTACCTGGCCGTCACCCTGCCGGCGGACGGCACCTACTACGCGGTGGTCGGGGGCCGCGGCGATGCGGGAGGATCGTCGGACTTGGAAGACCAGTTCCCTTCCGACCCCTTCGACGCCGCCTCCGGCCCCGGCGCCGGCAGCACCGGCCGCTACACGCTGACCGCCGGCCTCGATGCCCCCGGACCGGGCAGCGGCCGGCGGGTGGATAAGGACACCTTCCGCCTCGACCTGCGCTCGGGCGACGTGATCGGTGCCAATCTCCTGGGCGGCGCCCTGGGACTGACCCTGACGGATCCCAGCGGCCTCCCGCGGGTGACCTCCGTAGGACGGGACCTGTCGGCCATCTACCCGGCAGATTCGCCGCTCCCCGGCGGCGGCCAGGCAGCCCTCGCCTACGTTGTCGACCGGGCTGGCCCCTGGACCCTGACGGTGGCCCGGGCGCCCTCCTTCCAGCGCGGCGCCTATCGGGTCGAGGTGGAACTGGCGCGCGGCCCCCTGCTCGCCACCGCGACGCCGCAAACGGCGGTGCTGTTCGTGGACTTTGACGGCGCGGTGATCGACCCGGTGATCTTCCGCCTTCAGCCGGGCCCGCGACCGTTCTCTCCACTGGCGGACTTTCTACCGCGCTGGGGACTGTCGCCGGCAGACGAGGACGCGTTGATCGACCGCGTCCTGGCGGTGGTGGCAGAAAACCTCCGGGACGACCTCCGGAGCCGCGGCGGCAACGGCGACTTCTCCACCGAGGGTCTGTTTGGCCGCTTCGACCTCGAACTCCGGAACAGCCGCGATCACACCGACCCCTGGGGCCAGCCGGGGGTGAGCCGGGTGGTGGTGGGCGGCACGGTGGATGAGCTCGGCGGCCTGACCATCGGACTGGCGCAAAGCATCGATCCGGGCAACTTTGCGCCGCGGGAAACGGCGGTGGTGTTGCTCGACTTTCTGAGCGCCGAGGCGGACGACCCCAATTCCTTGAACGGCATCGAGCGGGCGCCGGGAGTGTCGGCGGTCGAGCTGATCGGCACCGCCCTCGGCAACCTGGTGGCCCACGAGGCCGGCCACTTCCTGGCCAATTTTCACACTGAACGGGACTCCGGACCCACCACCCTGATGGACCGAGGCGGCCGCATCCCGTTGCTCCTCGGAGTGGGCGAAGACGGCATCTTCGGCAGCGCCGACGATCTCGACGTGGACTTTGACCGCGACCACTACAGCCCGGTGGAGGCCTTCTCGGGCATCGAGAACACGCTCGATGCCATCGCCTTCGCCTTGGTCGCTGGCGGTCCCCGGGCGGAACTGGTGCTGCGGCCAAGGAGCGTCGACTTCGGAGCCCAACCGGTCACCAACGAGAGCCGCCGATCCGTCGCCTACAAGAACGCCGGTACGGCACCTCTGGCCCTCGCTCCGCCGGCGCTGACCGGAACCGGGTTCGAGCTGGAGTCCTTCGACCTCGCCGAGGCGTCCCTGCCGGCCGGCGGCATCGCCACCGCCGAGGTCGCCTTCACTCCCCCGGGCCTCGGGGCCTTCCTGGGCACCCTGACCACCACCTCCGGCGATCCCCTAGCTCCGAAGCCGAGGGTCAGCCTCCTGGGACAGGGCGGCGTGCCGGCAGCGACGGTCGACCCCCTAGCCGAGGACTTCGGAGAACTCATCTACGGAGACTCGGCAATAGAGTCCCTCCGCTCCTTCCGCATCACCAACGGCGGCGAGGGCGCGCTAGAGATCGGTCCGCCGGTGTTCGACGGGCCGGACGGCGACCGCTTCGAGGCCGTCGGGCGGGCGGAGCTCTCGCTGCCGGCCGGCGGCGCGGGCGAGATCACCCTCGCCTTCCGGCCCCGAGGGCGGGTGGGCACCCAGCGGGCTTTCGCTTTCCTGCCGACCAACGATCCGAAACGGCCGCGCTTCGGCCTGGAACTCACCGGCACCGCCCAGGGGCCGGACATCGCTGTGACCCCGGGGCCGGTGTACTTCTTCGGCAGCGTGCGGGTGGACCGCTTTCGCGAGCGCATCTTCACCATCGCCAACGAGGGCAGCCGCGACCTGGCTCTCGCCGGCGCCACCATCGAGGGGCCGGAGGCCGGCGACTTCACGATTTCCGGAGGCACCCTGCCGCCGATCCTGCCGGCCGGCGACGCGGCGCAGATCACCCTGCGTTTCCGGCCTTCGGAAACCGGCGAGCGCGGCGCATTCTTAGTCCTCCCGAACGACGATCCGGACGAAGGCGGTCTGGAAATCGAGTTGCTCGGCATCGGCACCCTGCCGGAATTGACGGTGGAGCCCGCCGAGCGCGATTTCGGCCCGGTCGGCGCCGGCGCCGAGGCGGTGCGCTTCGTGCGGGTCCAGAACACCGGCGACGCCACCTTGAGCGTCGAAACCAGCAGCATATTCGGGCCTGACGCCGACCGGTTCCGCATCGAAACGGGCGCCGCGCCCTTCGTGCTGACCCCGGACGGCGAGCGCGTCCTCCGACTCTCGTACATTCCCCTGGCACCGGGTGGGAGTGGGGCGGAGCTGGTGTTTGAGAGCGACGATCCGGCCCGGGCGACGGCGACCGTTCCGCTCTCCGGGCTGGGCACGGCTCCGGCGCTGTTCCTCGACAAGCGCTGCGCGGCGGCGGCGAGCGGCGAGGCTGGGCGATTCCTCTGCACTCTGGAGGTGATCGGCGGCGGTCCGGGAGCGAACGCCGCCGTCGAGGTGGTCGACTTCCTGCCCGCCGGGGTGACCTGGCTGGGCGATGACTGCGGCGCCGGACCCCCGGTAGGCGATCCGGCCGGCAGCGAGCTGCTCTGGCAGGTGGGTCAGCTCGAGGACGGCGAGGCCCGCACCTGCGAGCTGGATCTGCGGATCGAACCGAGCGGGGACGCCGGACAGGCGACGCCGATCAATCGCGCTGCAGCGCGCAGTTTCCTCACCGCCCCGGGGTCCTTCGACGCCGAAGCCGAGGCTCCACTGGGCGAGATCGCACCGGTGGAGATTCCCACCCTCGGCACCTGGGCTTGGGTGCTCCTCGGCCTGCTGCTGGCGTGGATCGGCTGGAGACAGACCGGGGGACGAGCCCCCGGCCGTTCCTAG